In the Catenovulum adriaticum genome, AACTCATTTAACGTGAAAAGGTGTGACCAGTGCTGAGCTATGTTTATAAAAGTCGTTTATTAGAAGACACTTACTTATACATTACCAAAAGAGGTGATTTTGAAAATGTGCCTGATGCTTTATTAGAAAAATTTGGTAAACCTGAATTTGTATTAGTTCTCAACTTAGCTAAGAGAAACTCGCTGGCGATAGCCAACATTGATAAAGTGAAAGCCGAATTATCTGAAAAAGGCTTTTATTTGCAATTGCCACCGCCTAAAGAAAGCTTGTTAGAAGAGCATAAAGCTATCTTGACAAAACAAGGAAAAAAAGTGAATGACTAAATTATTAAAAGCGGCATTAATTGCCGCCGGTTTGCAATGTTCTATAGCGTATGCACAAACTGATTTTACGGCAGACGAAGCACATTTTAATCAATTTTTAGCTGAGCTTAAAACAGAAGCACTTAACAAAGG is a window encoding:
- a CDS encoding YcgL domain-containing protein produces the protein MLSYVYKSRLLEDTYLYITKRGDFENVPDALLEKFGKPEFVLVLNLAKRNSLAIANIDKVKAELSEKGFYLQLPPPKESLLEEHKAILTKQGKKVND